Proteins co-encoded in one Brassica rapa cultivar Chiifu-401-42 chromosome A02, CAAS_Brap_v3.01, whole genome shotgun sequence genomic window:
- the LOC103853492 gene encoding protein cornichon homolog 5: MGDLLDWIISFLFLVTLLIIVIYQLTCLADLEADHINPYDSSTKINRVILPEFCLQGLLCVYYVLTGHWFMAILSLPHLFYNIRLYMKKEHLADVTEMHNTNKGEQKKRLYKIGHIALCTFITSYWLIHSALGDI, from the exons ATGGGCGATTTACTCGATTGGATTATCTCCTTCTTATTCCTCGTTACCCTTCTCATCATCGTGATCTACCAG CTGACATGTTTGGCGGATCTAGAGGCTGATCACATAAACCCTTACGATTCATCTACCAAAATAAACCGGGTGATTCTACCGGAATTCTGTTTGCAAGGACTTCTATGTGTGTATTATGTCTTAACCGGACATTGGTTCATGGCGATTTTGTCTCTTCCCCACCTTTTCTACAACATTAGACT ATACATGAAAAAGGAACATTTGGCAGACGTTACAGAGATGCACAATACAAATAAAGGGGAGCAAAAGAAACGACTTTACAAGATTGGTCATATCGCTCTCTGCACTTTTATCACATCTTATTG GTTGATCCACTCGGCATTGGGAGACATCTAA
- the LOC103853485 gene encoding uncharacterized protein At4g22758: protein MSDSFHRRKLTSSDLYRGRSSRTTRRKVKHQVSRRKIRSKSNKILSRSFSEPNLHQSIAVEDDGDRLCSTPVVDLPEEIVYLSKIRSEVFASAPSLSGFSSPSSSPINQQVYKREAEKVVINVLVEGSPGPIRILVKLSCSVEETIKMVVDKYRKEGRTPKLDEDLAFELHQSHFSIQCLEKTEIIGEIGSRSFYMRKKEPENMILVIRNLPSSSNLFQSFIAQKIGRIVRRTRKVWNMLVCAQ from the exons ATGTCAGATTCATTTCACCGGAGAAAACTCACGTCATCGGACTTATACCGAGGCCGGAGCTCCAGGACCACTAGACGTAAGGTGAAGCACCAAGTCTCTCGTCGTAAGATTCGTTCAAAGTCTAATAAAATCCTCAGCCGAAGTTTCTCGGAGCCGAATCTCCACCAAAGCATCGCTGTTGAAGATGATGGTGATCGACTTTGCTCTACGCCGGTGGTAGATCTCCCGGAGGAGATCGTTTACCTCTCCAAGATCCGTTCGGAGGTTTTCGCTTCAGCTCCGTCGTTATCTGGCTTCTCTTCACCCTCTTCTTCTCCGATTAACCAACAG GTTTACAAGAGAGAAGCAGAAAAGGTTGTGATCAATGTATTAGTAGAAGGAAGTCCAGGACCTATAAGGATTTTGGTTAAGCTAAGTTGCAGCGTCGAAGAAACGATCAAGATGGTTGTGGACAAGTATCGCAAAGAAGGACGAACACCGAAACTCGATGAAGATCTTGCCTTTGAACTGCATCAGTCTCACTTTAGTATCCAAT GTTTGGAGAAAACCGAAATAATTGGTGAAATAGGTAGTAGAAGCTTTTACATGAGGAAGAAAGAACCTGAAAACATGATTCTGGTGATAAGGAATCTTCCGTCCTCatcgaacttgttccaatcttttaTCGCACAAAAGATTGGGAGAATTGTGAGGAGGACAAGGAAGGTATGGAACATGTTGGTATGTGCTCAGTGA